Genomic window (Lutra lutra chromosome 6, mLutLut1.2, whole genome shotgun sequence):
GCCCACCACAAGGAAGGGCAGAAAGACAGGAAGCACCAAACTCCAGAGCCATGAGCATCAATCTTTCCCACCCTGCTGTCCTGCAGCTTTGCTATGAGAGTGTGAATGGATCTTGTGTTAAAACTCCCTACTCACTTGGATCCAGGGTGATTCTGTACTTAGCGTTTGGCTTAGCCTCTTTGTTGGCTGTGTTTGGAAACCTCCTGGTGATGACTTCAGTTTTGCATTTCAAGGAGCTGCACTCTCCTGCCAATTTCTTGATCGCCTCTCTGGCTTGTGCTGACTTCCTGGTGGGGGTGACCGTCATGCCCTTCAGCATGGTCAGGTCCGTGGAGAGCTGCTGGTACTTTGGAGTcagattttgtatcctgcacagTTGCTTCGATGTGGCATTTTGTTACTCTTCTCTTTTCCACTTGTGCTTCATCTCCATCGACAGGTACATTGCTGTTACTGATCCTCTGGTCTATCCCAGCAAGTTCACGGTGTCTGTGTCGGGGATGTGCGTCAGCGTCTCCTGGATCCTGCCCATTGTATACAGCGGGGCCGTGTTCTACACAGGTGTCAATGACGATGGGATGGAGGAATTAGTAAGTGCTCTCAAGTGTGTAGGTGGTTGTCAAATTGTTGTAAATCAAGACTGGGTTTTGATAGATTTTCTGTTATTCTTCATACCCACCCTCGTAATGATAATTCTTTACTGTAAGATTTTTCTAATAGCTAAACAACAAgctataaaaattgaaaatactggTAGCAAAGCAGAGTCATCCTCAGACAGTTACAAATCCAGAGTggccaagagagagagaaaagctgctAAGACCCTGGGTATCACGGTGATAGCATTTATGATTTCATGGTTACCATATACAATTGATACGCTAGTTGATGCCTATATGGGCTTCATAACGCCTGCCTATATTTATGAGATCTGCTGTTGGGGTGCTTATTATAACTCAGCCATGAACCCTTtgatttatgctttattttatccTTGGTTTAGAAAagccataaaaattattttaagtggaGAATTTTTAAAGGATAGTTCATCAACCATTAGATTATTTGCAGAATAAACATAAACACTAagttgagaaatttaaaaatattttacaaattataaattcatGACAAAATTAGATATAAGAAATTAACAAAGCATTTCAAGAATGGAGAAATATGTTGTGTTTTTCAAATTAACCAGAAACCAAATCACAAGAAGTTGCCTCCATTAAATCAGTGCAAAAGATATTTACTGAACTAAATGGTAAATAATGAAGTGGTTTACATTGTAATCTGTCTGAGTGGTCTGTACACGTCCTTGCCATATGCACTTGTTTCTTCCACTTTCATGGAATCTGCAATCTCATTTTTGGTGTGATATCTCTAATCATTTTCTCGTTTATGGTCAACTCTCATTTATCTTCAAAtggtctttttttccttgtcttttgcaACATTCTACTAGTTTACTAAGGCtatcataacaaagtaccacagactaggtagcttaagcaacaaaaatttatttggtTTCTTGTGATTTTGGAGGCTAAaattccaaaatcaaggtgtcagcagggtggGTTTCTTCTGAAGACCCCCTTCTTCAGCTTACAGGTGGCCAGCTTCTCTCTGCGTCGTCACATGGCTTATGCCAtgggtatgtgtgtctgtgtcctaatctcctcttcttataagaccACCAAACATATCGGGTTGGGGATCACCCTTAAAAACTcactttaacttaattacctttcAAAAGGTTTTATCTCAATATATGGTTACATTCTAAAGTActaggagttaggacttcaacagaaGAATTTGGGGGACaccattcagcccataacaggcACAAGACAAGGATTGGGGACACTCCCCAAGGGTCTGTTTGTTTGATGCGCATTTCTGATACTGCTGTACCTTCCAACAGCTTTTGGGACAGCAGGTAAGAATTTCCTCTTTAATGGCTGGACAGAATCTTGGAATGTCCACCTGTCATATTGTGTGATCAGTCATTGAGCCTTGGAATCATGTATTCACTACAGACATTGCCCAGAAGTGGAAAATTGCAAGTGGAAAAAACGTGCCACAAAAAAGTTGGCACAATGATCAT
Coding sequences:
- the TAAR8 gene encoding trace amine-associated receptor 8, with amino-acid sequence MSINLSHPAVLQLCYESVNGSCVKTPYSLGSRVILYLAFGLASLLAVFGNLLVMTSVLHFKELHSPANFLIASLACADFLVGVTVMPFSMVRSVESCWYFGVRFCILHSCFDVAFCYSSLFHLCFISIDRYIAVTDPLVYPSKFTVSVSGMCVSVSWILPIVYSGAVFYTGVNDDGMEELVSALKCVGGCQIVVNQDWVLIDFLLFFIPTLVMIILYCKIFLIAKQQAIKIENTGSKAESSSDSYKSRVAKRERKAAKTLGITVIAFMISWLPYTIDTLVDAYMGFITPAYIYEICCWGAYYNSAMNPLIYALFYPWFRKAIKIILSGEFLKDSSSTIRLFAE